The Methylocella tundrae genome contains the following window.
CGGGGTTCTCTTGAACGACGACATGGCCGAGGCCCGCGCCGCGCTCCAAAAATTCTTCGGGTTCACGGATTTCAAGCCGGGCCAGGCCGACGTCCTGGAGGCGGCGTTCGCCGGCGAGAACATTTTGGCGGTGATGCCGACGGGTTCGGGCAAATCGCTCTGTTACCAATTACCGGCGATCATCCGCCCAGGCCTCACCATCGTCGTTTCTCCGCTCATCGCCCTGATGCGCGATCAGGTGCAGCAGCTGCGCGGGCGCGGCGTCGACGCCGCCGCGCTGAATTCGGTCAATAGCGCGAGCGACAACGCCTTGATCGAGGCGGGCTTGCGCAAAGGACGCTACCGCCTTGTTTATGTCGCGCCTGAACGCCTGGTGCGCGGCGACACGCAGGCCCTGCTGCGCGAAGCCGGAGCCAATGTTCTCGCCATCGACGAAGCGCATTGCGTGTCGCAATGGGGCCACGACTTCCGGCCGGAATATTCCGATCTCGCGCAGGTCGCGAAATCGATAGGAGACATGCAGCTCATCGCTGTCACTGCGACGGCCGATGCGCCGACCCGCGACGACATCGTGCAAAAGCTGTTTCCGGCCAAGCCTCGCGTCTTTGTGCGTTCTTTCGACCGGCCGAACATCCATCTCGCCATGCAGCGCAAAGCCAATGTCGCGCATCAGATCGAGACGATGATCGCGCGCCACAAGGGACAAAGCGGCATCGTCTATTGCGCCTCCCGCAAAGGCGTTGAAAAGCTCAGCGAAACGTTGAGCGCGAAGGGCGTTGCGGCGCTGCCCTATCACGCGGGGCTTGCATCCGAGATTCGCTCGGCTCATCAGGATGAATTCTTGCGCTGTGACGGCGTCGTGATCGTCGCGACGATTGCTTTTGGCATGGGCATCGACAAGCCGAATGTGCGCTTTGTCTGCCATGCCGATCTGCCGCAAAGCATCGAAGCCTACTATCAGGAGATCGGCCGCGCCGGCCGCGACGGTCTGCCCTCCGACACGTTGACGCTGTTCGGCGAGGCCGACGTCAGGCTGCGCGAGCGGCAAATTTCTGAAAGCGATTCGCCGCCTGAGAGAAAGCGCCTCGAACGGCGTAAACTCAACGGGCTCCTCGCGCTCTGCGAGACGCCGCGCTGCCGCCGCCAGACCTTGCTCGCGGCTTTCGGGGAAGCCTCCGAACCTTGCGGCAATTGCGATGTCTGCGAGGGCAAATGGCCCTTCTTCAACGGCGTCGTCGCCGCCCAGAAAGTGATGTCGGCGATCCATCGGACTTCGGGGCGGTTCTTCTCCAGCCATCTCGCCAATCTGCTCATCGGCAACGCCACGGCGGCGATTACCCGGCATGGCCATGACCGCCTGCCGACCTTTGGCGTCGGCAAGGAGTTCAAGCCAGGCGAATGGCGCAGCATTTTCCATCAGCTGCACGCGGCCGATCTGATCGCGCAGGATTCTTGCGATCGCGACCGCTGGATCGTCACGCCGGCCGGGCGCGAGGTTCTGATCGGCGAAGCGCCGCTTAATCTGCGCGCCGGGACGGATTTGCCGGACGCAGTCGCAGTCCGGCGGGCGTTGCGGCAGATCGAGAGCGCGGCTGACGCGGATGCGACGCTCGAGCGGAGCGCGTTTTCTGCGCGGCCGCGCGACGCCGGTCTGACGGCGACGCAGAATCATCTCTTGGCGGCGCTGAAAGCAAAACGTCTCGAAATCGCCAGGAGGCAGAAGCAGGCGCCTTTCGTCATCTTTCATGACAGCGTTCTGATCGGCATCGCCAGGGCGCGCCCGCGCACGAAAGACGAATTGAAGCTCGTTCACGGCG
Protein-coding sequences here:
- the recQ gene encoding DNA helicase RecQ, coding for MNDDMAEARAALQKFFGFTDFKPGQADVLEAAFAGENILAVMPTGSGKSLCYQLPAIIRPGLTIVVSPLIALMRDQVQQLRGRGVDAAALNSVNSASDNALIEAGLRKGRYRLVYVAPERLVRGDTQALLREAGANVLAIDEAHCVSQWGHDFRPEYSDLAQVAKSIGDMQLIAVTATADAPTRDDIVQKLFPAKPRVFVRSFDRPNIHLAMQRKANVAHQIETMIARHKGQSGIVYCASRKGVEKLSETLSAKGVAALPYHAGLASEIRSAHQDEFLRCDGVVIVATIAFGMGIDKPNVRFVCHADLPQSIEAYYQEIGRAGRDGLPSDTLTLFGEADVRLRERQISESDSPPERKRLERRKLNGLLALCETPRCRRQTLLAAFGEASEPCGNCDVCEGKWPFFNGVVAAQKVMSAIHRTSGRFFSSHLANLLIGNATAAITRHGHDRLPTFGVGKEFKPGEWRSIFHQLHAADLIAQDSCDRDRWIVTPAGREVLIGEAPLNLRAGTDLPDAVAVRRALRQIESAADADATLERSAFSARPRDAGLTATQNHLLAALKAKRLEIARRQKQAPFVIFHDSVLIGIARARPRTKDELKLVHGVGPAKLERYGAIFLAIVADHDDAL